One Desulfovibrio sp. genomic window carries:
- a CDS encoding MFS transporter: MITMGIRQTVGLFVHPLIGATGMSITEMSMALAIGQLMWGVFQPLFGAWADKRGPLPVLLTGALLLCLGQICTLQAGSFWSMTLAQGVLSPAGAAAGSFSILIGIVAGRLPEDKRSVASGIINAGGSLGQFAFAPLVQAAISLKGYTGGLLLLAVSALASIVPSWMLCRQTGMARASDSPLAAGTAAATSAANRTSSQGLKPQLKAAFRNPSYLLLHAGFFTCGFHVAFLTTHLPGEVSLCGHEASVSAISLSLIGLCNIAGSIGAGILGKYFRMKFILSALYAFRALMIAVYLVSPKTELTFYIFAVTTGFTWLATVPPTAGIVGKLFGTRYLATLFGLTLLTHQIGAFLGAWLGGVALQYSGNLLWVWQVDIALALLAALVNLPIKEAKVVRT; this comes from the coding sequence ATTACAATGGGTATTCGCCAGACTGTGGGCCTGTTTGTGCATCCACTGATAGGCGCTACAGGCATGAGCATCACTGAAATGAGCATGGCCCTGGCTATCGGTCAATTGATGTGGGGGGTGTTTCAGCCATTATTTGGGGCTTGGGCCGACAAGAGGGGGCCGCTTCCTGTACTGCTGACAGGCGCGCTGCTTTTGTGCTTGGGGCAGATATGCACGCTTCAGGCGGGATCTTTCTGGAGCATGACACTTGCACAAGGGGTATTAAGCCCGGCCGGGGCGGCTGCGGGCAGCTTTTCCATACTCATAGGCATTGTGGCTGGGCGTTTGCCAGAAGACAAGCGTTCTGTGGCCAGCGGCATCATCAATGCCGGAGGCTCTCTGGGGCAGTTTGCCTTTGCGCCTCTGGTGCAGGCCGCCATCAGTCTTAAGGGCTATACTGGCGGACTGCTGCTTTTGGCGGTTTCTGCGTTGGCGTCCATTGTACCTTCATGGATGCTTTGCCGTCAGACGGGAATGGCGCGGGCTTCTGACAGCCCACTTGCAGCCGGGACGGCCGCCGCCACAAGCGCTGCCAATCGGACGAGCAGTCAGGGTCTCAAGCCGCAGTTGAAAGCAGCCTTTCGTAATCCCAGCTATCTGCTCCTGCACGCAGGTTTTTTTACCTGCGGGTTTCACGTGGCTTTTCTGACTACCCACTTGCCGGGTGAAGTCAGCCTGTGCGGGCACGAGGCTTCGGTTTCGGCCATCAGCCTGTCTCTCATCGGACTGTGCAATATTGCGGGGAGCATCGGGGCTGGCATTCTGGGCAAGTATTTTCGCATGAAGTTTATCTTGTCTGCTCTTTATGCCTTTCGCGCATTGATGATCGCCGTTTATCTCGTTTCGCCCAAGACCGAGCTGACCTTCTATATATTTGCCGTAACTACCGGGTTTACCTGGCTGGCCACGGTCCCCCCCACTGCGGGGATTGTGGGCAAGCTTTTTGGCACGCGCTATCTGGCCACACTTTTTGGGCTGACTCTGTTGACGCACCAGATTGGCGCTTTTCTTGGCGCATGGCTGGGAGGAGTAGCGTTACAATATTCGGGCAACCTTTTGTGGGTCTGGCAGGTAGATATCGCGTTGGCCCTGCTGGCGGCTCTTGTAAATTTGCCAATTAAGGAGGCAAAAGTTGTTCGGACCTAG
- a CDS encoding thiazole synthase, which yields MNTNDSFMLGGVSLSSRLFIGTGKYGADSLIPAVAEASGSQVITVAMRRVDRPGSPNDGTAPGQASQNILTHIPGHMRLLPNTSGARNAEEAVRLARLARAAGCGDWIKIEVISDTRHLLPDGYETAKATETLAKEGFTVLPYINADLYVARACVEAGAAAIMPLGAPIGTNRGLRTKEMIAILIEELDLPVIVDAGIGRPSQACEAMEMGAAACLVNTAIASANDPVVMARAFGEAVRAGRNAWLSGPGFVRGRAAGAEASSPLTGFLR from the coding sequence ATGAATACCAATGATTCCTTTATGTTGGGCGGTGTCAGCCTTTCCAGCCGCCTTTTTATCGGCACCGGCAAATACGGGGCCGACAGCCTTATCCCTGCCGTGGCCGAGGCCAGCGGTTCGCAGGTCATCACAGTGGCCATGCGCCGTGTGGACAGGCCCGGCTCCCCCAATGACGGAACTGCTCCGGGGCAGGCCTCGCAAAACATACTGACGCACATTCCCGGCCACATGCGCCTTCTGCCCAACACCTCCGGCGCGCGCAACGCTGAAGAGGCCGTGCGCCTCGCCCGACTGGCCCGCGCTGCTGGCTGCGGCGACTGGATCAAGATCGAGGTCATTTCCGACACGCGCCATCTCCTGCCCGACGGCTACGAAACCGCCAAAGCCACGGAAACTCTCGCCAAGGAGGGCTTCACCGTACTGCCCTACATCAATGCCGATCTCTATGTGGCCCGTGCCTGCGTCGAGGCAGGAGCCGCCGCAATCATGCCCCTTGGCGCGCCCATCGGCACCAACAGGGGGCTGCGCACCAAGGAAATGATCGCCATCCTGATTGAGGAACTGGACCTTCCGGTCATTGTGGACGCGGGCATCGGGCGGCCTTCACAAGCCTGCGAAGCCATGGAAATGGGCGCGGCCGCCTGTCTGGTCAATACGGCCATAGCCTCGGCCAACGACCCTGTGGTCATGGCGCGCGCCTTTGGCGAGGCTGTGCGGGCCGGGCGCAACGCGTGGCTCTCCGGGCCAGGATTTGTGCGCGGCAGGGCCGCCGGAGCCGAAGCATCATCCCCGCTTACGGGCTTTCTGCGCTAG
- the thiH gene encoding 2-iminoacetate synthase ThiH yields the protein MQTYQDFLQNWPAQRRAETVQNATEEQVFSVLEKHSLLPDDFLTLLSPAAAPHLELLARRAHELTLRFFGRAVHIFTPLYISDVCTNQCRYCGFNAKNKQPRHHLSVDEAAAEARAIADQGFQHVLLLTGDARHLSSPQYIADVARRIKPWFASVGIEVYSLTTDEYKLLVDAGVDSMTMFQETYNPDLYAWLHPAGPKRDYAFRLNAPQRAAEAGMRSMGVGALLGLESFEQDAFATGLHAWWLQRHYPGMDVSVSIPRICPHEGSFDVPHALDDRHLVQYVTALRCFLPRAGITCSSRESAFMRDHLLPLGVTRVSAGVSTAVGGRATEDLHNPGQFEITDGRSLEEMTSALLGMGYQPVLKDWEHPATAC from the coding sequence ATGCAAACATATCAAGATTTTTTGCAGAACTGGCCCGCGCAACGAAGGGCCGAGACCGTGCAGAATGCCACGGAAGAACAGGTTTTTTCCGTGCTTGAAAAGCACAGCCTCCTTCCCGATGATTTTCTGACACTTCTTTCCCCAGCCGCCGCCCCGCATCTGGAGCTTCTGGCCCGCCGCGCCCATGAGCTCACACTGCGTTTTTTCGGCCGGGCGGTGCACATTTTCACCCCGCTGTACATTTCCGACGTCTGCACCAACCAATGCCGTTACTGCGGCTTTAACGCCAAGAACAAACAGCCCCGCCACCACCTCAGTGTGGATGAGGCCGCCGCCGAGGCAAGGGCCATAGCAGACCAGGGCTTCCAGCATGTGCTGCTGCTCACCGGCGACGCCCGCCACCTGTCCTCTCCTCAATATATCGCCGATGTGGCGCGGCGCATAAAACCCTGGTTCGCCTCTGTGGGCATCGAGGTCTACTCCCTCACCACCGACGAATACAAGCTGCTTGTGGACGCGGGCGTGGACAGCATGACCATGTTTCAGGAAACGTATAATCCCGATCTGTACGCATGGCTGCATCCCGCCGGGCCCAAACGTGACTACGCCTTCCGCCTCAACGCGCCGCAGCGCGCGGCTGAAGCGGGCATGCGCTCCATGGGCGTGGGCGCGCTGCTGGGGCTGGAATCCTTCGAGCAGGACGCCTTTGCCACGGGCCTGCACGCCTGGTGGCTGCAACGCCACTACCCCGGCATGGACGTCAGCGTGTCCATACCGCGCATCTGCCCGCACGAAGGCAGCTTTGACGTGCCGCACGCCCTGGACGACCGCCACCTCGTGCAGTACGTGACCGCCCTGCGCTGCTTTCTGCCCCGTGCGGGCATTACCTGCTCCAGCCGTGAGAGCGCCTTTATGCGCGACCACCTGCTGCCCCTTGGGGTCACGCGCGTTTCCGCTGGCGTTTCCACGGCCGTGGGCGGCCGCGCCACCGAAGACCTGCACAACCCCGGACAGTTTGAAATCACCGACGGCCGCAGCCTGGAAGAAATGACCTCGGCCCTGCTGGGCATGGGCTACCAGCCCGTGCTCAAGGACTGGGAACATCCGGCCACTGCCTGCTAA
- the thiF gene encoding sulfur carrier protein ThiS adenylyltransferase ThiF, whose amino-acid sequence MTNPLHDGLGRYFSPAQLDALFSARIGIAGAGGLGSNAALMLARCGVGHITLVDDDVVDASNLNRQQYWPRHVGRHKVDALRELLLELNPHMDVATHKLHVTADNLPALLPACPIWIEAFDDPNDKSLFVEGALLAGHRVASASGMGGCGGAPMGRRNLGALVLVGDFTTDILMAPPLAPRVTEAAALLADAVLEMLLG is encoded by the coding sequence ATGACCAATCCTCTGCATGACGGCCTTGGCCGCTACTTCAGCCCCGCACAGCTGGACGCCCTGTTCAGTGCCCGCATAGGCATTGCCGGTGCTGGGGGCCTTGGTTCCAACGCGGCCCTCATGCTGGCCCGTTGCGGCGTGGGACACATCACCCTGGTGGACGACGACGTGGTGGACGCCTCCAACCTCAACCGCCAGCAATACTGGCCGCGCCACGTGGGCCGCCACAAGGTGGACGCCCTGCGCGAACTGCTGCTGGAACTGAACCCGCATATGGACGTGGCAACGCACAAACTGCACGTCACGGCAGACAACCTGCCCGCCCTGCTGCCAGCCTGCCCCATCTGGATTGAGGCTTTTGACGACCCCAATGACAAAAGCCTGTTTGTGGAAGGAGCCCTGCTGGCAGGGCACAGGGTTGCCAGCGCGTCGGGCATGGGCGGCTGCGGCGGCGCGCCCATGGGCCGGAGAAATTTGGGCGCACTGGTGCTGGTGGGCGATTTTACCACGGATATTCTCATGGCCCCGCCCCTGGCCCCCCGCGTCACCGAAGCCGCCGCCCTGCTGGCCGATGCCGTGCTGGAAATGCTACTGGGCTAG
- the thiS gene encoding sulfur carrier protein ThiS produces the protein MNIVVNGQTEDCAPGASISRFLSERAYEASAVVVERNGQIIARDTFAQTTLQEGDCLEIVQFVGGG, from the coding sequence ATGAACATCGTGGTTAACGGCCAAACCGAGGACTGCGCGCCAGGCGCCAGCATCAGCCGGTTTCTGTCAGAGCGGGCGTATGAAGCCAGCGCTGTGGTTGTAGAGCGCAACGGGCAGATCATTGCCAGGGACACTTTTGCGCAAACCACGCTGCAAGAAGGCGATTGCCTTGAGATTGTACAGTTTGTGGGTGGTGGATAG